In Asanoa sp. WMMD1127, one genomic interval encodes:
- the moaA gene encoding GTP 3',8-cyclase MoaA, which translates to MSEVRATDGVLADRFGRVATDLRVSLTDRCNLRCTYCMPAEGLAWLPREELLSDAEIVRLVRIAVERLGVTDVRFTGGEPLIRPGVVDIIGACAEMRPRPRMSVTTNGIGLERMAGALKTAGLDRVNVSLDTLDPERFKTLTRRDRHAAVIAGLEAAAAAGLVPVKVNSVLMRGVNDDEAPELVRFALAHGYELRFIEQMPLDAQHSWDRSKMVTADEILASLRASYTLLPDPVERGGAPAETWVVDGYTATDGGPARVGVIGSVTRPFCGDCDRTRLTADGQIRNCLFATDESDLRGALRGGATDEEIARRWQAAMWAKRAGHGIDNPTFLQPARPMSAIGG; encoded by the coding sequence ATATCCGAGGTCCGCGCCACGGATGGCGTTCTCGCCGACCGCTTCGGGCGGGTAGCTACCGATCTGCGGGTATCGCTGACTGATCGGTGCAACCTCCGCTGCACATATTGCATGCCCGCGGAAGGGCTTGCGTGGTTGCCGCGGGAAGAGTTGCTGTCCGACGCCGAGATTGTCCGCCTGGTGCGGATCGCCGTGGAGCGGCTCGGCGTGACCGATGTCCGGTTCACCGGTGGAGAGCCGCTGATCAGGCCCGGCGTGGTCGACATCATCGGTGCGTGCGCCGAGATGCGGCCCCGGCCCAGGATGTCGGTCACCACCAACGGGATCGGCCTGGAGCGGATGGCCGGCGCGCTGAAGACGGCCGGGCTCGACCGGGTCAACGTCTCACTGGACACGTTGGACCCGGAGCGGTTTAAGACGCTGACCCGCCGTGACCGCCACGCGGCGGTTATCGCGGGACTCGAAGCGGCGGCGGCCGCCGGCCTGGTGCCGGTGAAAGTCAACTCGGTGCTGATGCGCGGCGTCAACGACGACGAGGCGCCGGAGTTGGTGCGGTTCGCGTTGGCGCACGGCTATGAGCTGCGGTTCATCGAGCAGATGCCACTCGACGCCCAACACAGTTGGGATCGCTCGAAGATGGTCACGGCTGACGAGATCCTGGCGTCGTTGCGGGCCAGCTACACATTGTTGCCGGACCCCGTCGAACGCGGCGGGGCGCCGGCCGAGACGTGGGTGGTCGACGGCTACACCGCCACCGACGGCGGACCCGCACGGGTCGGCGTGATCGGCAGCGTGACCAGACCGTTCTGCGGCGATTGCGACCGCACGCGGTTGACCGCCGACGGGCAAATCCGCAACTGCCTGTTCGCTACGGACGAGTCGGACCTACGCGGCGCCCTACGCGGCGGCGCGACCGACGAGGAGATCGCCCGACGCTGGCAGGCGGCGATGTGGGCCAAGCGCGCCGGACACGGCATCGACAACCCGACGTTCCTGCAGCCTGCCCGCCCGATGTCCGCGATCGGCGGCTGA
- the fdhD gene encoding formate dehydrogenase accessory sulfurtransferase FdhD encodes MGRVTDRREIVRFDLSAGTAVRRMDSVSGEEPLEIRVGTRGDGRTPRRPLAVTMRTPGDDIDLAIGFLLTEGVIRNAGDVVTAQLCAGTDTPNTYNVVDIVLADGVPAPDTDPARAFYTTSSCGVCGKASIDAIRTRSPWRLADQPMTVSAQLLAGLPDRLRAAQRTFDRTGGLHAAGLFTADGEPVLVREDVGRHNAVDKVIGRALADGLLPLSAHVLLVSGRASFELTQKAWMAGIQVLAAVSAPSSLAVDLAEEAGMTLVGFLRGATMNVYAGAHRITAPDRAATPAAR; translated from the coding sequence GTGGGACGCGTAACCGACCGGCGGGAGATCGTTCGCTTCGATCTCTCGGCCGGGACCGCCGTGCGCCGGATGGACTCCGTCTCCGGCGAGGAGCCGCTCGAGATCAGGGTGGGTACCCGCGGCGACGGCCGCACGCCCCGCCGGCCCCTCGCGGTCACGATGCGTACCCCGGGTGACGACATCGACCTCGCCATCGGGTTTCTGCTGACCGAGGGTGTCATCCGGAACGCCGGGGACGTGGTCACCGCTCAGCTGTGTGCCGGCACCGACACGCCCAACACCTACAACGTGGTCGACATCGTGCTCGCCGACGGCGTGCCGGCGCCTGACACCGACCCCGCCCGGGCGTTCTACACCACCAGTTCCTGTGGTGTGTGCGGCAAGGCCAGCATCGACGCGATCCGCACGCGGTCGCCGTGGCGGCTCGCCGACCAGCCCATGACCGTTTCGGCGCAACTGCTGGCCGGTCTGCCCGACCGGCTGCGCGCTGCCCAGCGGACCTTCGACCGCACCGGTGGCCTGCACGCCGCTGGGCTGTTCACCGCCGACGGCGAGCCCGTGCTGGTCCGTGAGGACGTCGGCCGGCACAACGCCGTCGACAAGGTCATCGGCCGGGCGCTGGCGGACGGCCTGCTGCCGCTGAGCGCACACGTGCTCCTCGTCTCGGGCCGGGCCAGCTTCGAGCTCACCCAGAAGGCCTGGATGGCCGGCATCCAGGTGCTGGCCGCCGTGTCGGCGCCGAGTTCGCTCGCCGTCGACCTCGCAGAGGAGGCCGGCATGACGCTGGTCGGATTCCTCCGCGGCGCCACCATGAACGTGTATGCCGGCGCCCATCGGATCACCGCGCCGGACCGGGCGGCGACGCCGGCGGCGCGCTGA
- a CDS encoding GNAT family N-acetyltransferase, with protein sequence MTPKSGPLSCVGFRRVASESKHEDMTDVVVRPYRPRDHSAGRTLWVELAERRSGLYGRSAGPDPGAGFEDYLTRLDLSGIWVAENPDEGVIGLVGLLMQGTSGEVEPIVVAARHRGSGIGAALLKHVTGEASKRSLERLTIRPESRNVDALKSLHAAGFDLLSAVELSLDLRPSPSTVDDVEIELHGLRFRG encoded by the coding sequence ATGACGCCCAAGTCTGGACCCCTGTCGTGCGTCGGGTTTCGCCGGGTCGCTTCGGAGAGTAAGCATGAGGACATGACGGATGTGGTGGTCCGCCCGTATCGTCCCCGCGACCACTCCGCTGGTCGGACCCTGTGGGTCGAGCTCGCGGAGCGGCGGAGTGGTCTCTATGGAAGGTCGGCCGGCCCCGACCCGGGCGCCGGCTTCGAGGACTATCTGACCCGGCTCGACCTGTCGGGCATCTGGGTCGCCGAGAATCCCGACGAAGGCGTCATCGGTCTGGTCGGGTTGCTCATGCAAGGCACCAGCGGCGAGGTGGAGCCGATCGTCGTCGCCGCGCGGCACCGTGGCTCGGGCATTGGCGCCGCGCTGCTCAAACACGTGACCGGCGAGGCCAGCAAGCGGTCGCTGGAGCGGCTGACCATCCGGCCGGAGTCGCGAAACGTCGATGCGTTGAAGTCTCTTCATGCCGCTGGTTTCGACCTCCTCTCCGCTGTCGAGCTCAGCCTCGATCTGCGTCCGTCGCCGTCCACCGTGGACGACGTGGAGATCGAGCTGCACGGGCTGCGTTTCCGGGGCTGA
- the ddaH gene encoding dimethylargininase has product MVIVKDERKSRKRTYLMCPPERFTVVYAINPWMDTSAAVDTELALKQWQLLHETLVRLGHTVHVLPAEDGLPDMVYAANGAFTVDGTAFGARFRYPQRAAEAAAHRAFYVEQGWTYVEPTEINEGEGDFAYLPHAYGGMILAGHGFRTESVAHSHAQEALGRPVVSLQLVDPRFYHLDVALAALDDERITYYPGAFSAGSQRVLAQLFPDALIADEDDALAFGLNLVSDGRNVVLNAEATGLAAKLTSAGYTPVPVELGELKKGGGSVKCCVAELRP; this is encoded by the coding sequence ATGGTGATCGTGAAGGACGAGCGGAAGTCGCGTAAGCGGACATATCTCATGTGCCCGCCGGAGCGGTTCACGGTGGTGTACGCGATCAACCCGTGGATGGACACGAGCGCGGCCGTGGACACGGAGCTGGCCCTGAAACAGTGGCAGCTGCTCCACGAGACGCTGGTCCGGCTCGGCCACACCGTGCACGTGCTGCCGGCCGAGGACGGGCTGCCCGACATGGTCTATGCGGCAAACGGCGCCTTCACGGTCGACGGCACGGCGTTCGGCGCCCGGTTCCGCTATCCGCAGCGGGCCGCCGAGGCCGCCGCCCACCGCGCGTTCTACGTCGAGCAGGGCTGGACCTACGTCGAGCCGACCGAGATCAACGAGGGTGAGGGCGACTTCGCCTACCTGCCCCACGCGTACGGCGGCATGATCCTCGCCGGGCACGGTTTCCGCACGGAGTCCGTGGCCCACAGCCACGCCCAGGAGGCGCTCGGCCGCCCGGTGGTCTCCCTGCAGCTCGTCGACCCGCGCTTCTACCACCTCGACGTCGCGCTGGCCGCCCTCGACGACGAGCGGATCACCTACTACCCGGGCGCCTTCTCGGCCGGCTCCCAGCGCGTCCTGGCGCAGCTGTTCCCCGACGCGCTGATCGCCGACGAGGACGACGCCCTGGCCTTCGGCCTCAACCTCGTCAGCGACGGCCGCAACGTCGTGCTCAACGCGGAGGCCACCGGTTTGGCCGCCAAGCTGACCAGCGCCGGCTACACGCCCGTGCCGGTCGAGCTGGGCGAGCTCAAGAAAGGCGGCGGCAGCGTCAAGTGCTGCGTCGCGGAGCTGCGCCCCTGA
- a CDS encoding DUF4192 domain-containing protein, giving the protein MTAPEAPPITLRSCADLIASVPYLLGFHPSESIVVIAIVDDRVHFVARGDLPGATPPEQIARRLVALLIRDAVDAIAIIGYGSSTAVTPLAEALCVALRSADITVLDVLRVDGGRYWSYICADHGCCPPEGKPFDLTTTCVGAAAVYAGRVALPDRTAVAAVVAPVEGAVRAAMTEATARADARLTALVEGARAAPDTGSPRLHSMALGNAGAAVRANARVAKALRAAGDEAVDGAVDRYRAGRRLTDDEVAWLSVLLVHLPVRDHAWEHTTDDDWQVELWSDVVRRVDPALVAAPASLLAYAAWRAGLGALATIAVERALAVDPDYALARMVDEVLEQCLPPSIMVDAAHQPHRASVRRERRGPRRRWIGPHTGLGQAS; this is encoded by the coding sequence ATGACCGCACCCGAGGCGCCACCCATCACCTTGCGTTCCTGCGCCGACCTCATCGCGTCGGTGCCATACCTGCTCGGCTTCCACCCGAGCGAGAGCATCGTGGTCATCGCGATCGTCGACGACCGCGTGCACTTCGTGGCGCGCGGCGACCTACCAGGCGCGACGCCACCGGAGCAGATCGCCCGACGCCTGGTCGCCCTGCTGATCAGGGACGCGGTCGACGCCATCGCGATCATCGGGTACGGGTCGTCGACAGCGGTCACCCCGCTCGCCGAGGCCCTGTGCGTGGCGCTGCGGTCGGCGGACATCACCGTCCTCGACGTCCTTCGCGTCGACGGTGGCCGCTACTGGTCCTACATCTGCGCTGACCACGGCTGTTGCCCGCCGGAGGGCAAGCCCTTCGACCTGACGACCACCTGCGTCGGAGCTGCCGCGGTCTACGCGGGCCGCGTCGCGCTTCCCGACCGAACGGCGGTGGCAGCGGTCGTCGCGCCGGTCGAGGGCGCCGTGCGTGCCGCCATGACCGAGGCCACGGCGCGGGCCGATGCGCGCCTCACCGCGCTGGTCGAGGGGGCGAGGGCGGCACCCGACACCGGTTCACCCCGGCTCCATTCGATGGCGTTGGGAAACGCCGGAGCAGCCGTACGCGCGAACGCGCGCGTGGCGAAGGCCCTGCGCGCCGCGGGCGACGAGGCGGTCGACGGCGCCGTCGACCGTTACCGCGCCGGTCGCCGGCTCACCGACGACGAGGTGGCCTGGCTGAGCGTGCTGTTGGTCCATCTGCCGGTCCGCGACCATGCGTGGGAGCACACGACCGACGACGACTGGCAGGTCGAGCTGTGGAGCGACGTGGTCCGCCGGGTCGATCCGGCCCTGGTCGCGGCGCCCGCCAGCCTCTTGGCCTACGCGGCGTGGCGGGCCGGGCTCGGCGCGCTGGCGACCATCGCGGTCGAGCGGGCGCTCGCGGTCGACCCGGACTACGCGCTGGCGCGGATGGTCGACGAGGTGCTCGAACAGTGCCTGCCGCCGTCGATCATGGTGGACGCGGCGCACCAGCCGCATCGCGCGTCCGTCCGGCGCGAGCGGCGCGGGCCACGGCGCAGGTGGATCGGCCCGCATACGGGCCTCGGCCAGGCGAGCTAA
- a CDS encoding molybdenum cofactor guanylyltransferase has product MAGGDAVAGFAAVVLAGGSARRMGGSDKPSIIVAGRSMRDRVLDAVAAADPRVVVGGSADVPDGVRYTREQPQGGGPVAAIAAGLAATGQATRELIIVAGDLPLLTTDAVTKLRTKLSTMDAALFVDQDRRRQLLCGVWRADALRRRIAELGSGVHGASMRALIEPLTVVEVEWAGADPPPWFDCDTEDDLRKVREWLTAREAAR; this is encoded by the coding sequence ATGGCAGGAGGGGATGCCGTGGCGGGGTTTGCGGCCGTCGTCCTGGCGGGCGGCTCGGCGCGGCGGATGGGTGGCTCGGACAAGCCCTCGATCATCGTGGCCGGGCGCTCGATGCGTGACCGGGTACTCGACGCGGTCGCCGCGGCCGACCCCCGCGTGGTGGTCGGCGGCAGCGCGGACGTGCCGGACGGCGTGCGCTACACCCGCGAGCAGCCCCAAGGCGGCGGCCCCGTGGCCGCAATCGCCGCCGGCCTGGCCGCCACCGGCCAAGCCACGCGAGAGCTGATCATCGTCGCCGGCGACCTCCCCCTACTCACCACCGACGCCGTAACCAAGCTGCGCACTAAGCTATCCACAATGGACGCCGCACTCTTCGTCGACCAGGACCGACGGCGCCAGCTGCTCTGCGGCGTGTGGCGCGCCGACGCCTTGCGGCGGCGCATCGCGGAGTTGGGTAGCGGCGTGCACGGCGCTTCCATGCGCGCCCTCATCGAGCCGCTGACGGTGGTCGAGGTCGAGTGGGCCGGCGCAGATCCACCCCCGTGGTTCGACTGCGACACCGAGGACGACCTCCGTAAGGTGCGGGAATGGCTGACAGCGAGAGAGGCCGCGAGATGA
- a CDS encoding Lrp/AsnC family transcriptional regulator: MQIDDVDQRIIASLVADARASYSEIGEKVSLSAPAVKRRVDRLRAAGVIRGFTAVVDPAAVGWTTEAFVELYCTGRTTPAQLTVATRRHPEVVGAYTVSGEADALVHLRAADIAHLEQALERLRAEPFVTSTRSMIVLSRLVDAPNVVPAPH; this comes from the coding sequence TTGCAGATCGACGACGTGGACCAGCGAATCATTGCGTCACTCGTCGCGGACGCCCGTGCCTCGTACTCGGAGATCGGTGAGAAGGTCTCGCTCTCCGCGCCGGCGGTGAAGAGGCGCGTCGATCGCCTGCGGGCGGCGGGCGTGATCCGCGGCTTCACGGCGGTCGTCGATCCGGCCGCGGTGGGGTGGACGACGGAGGCGTTCGTGGAGCTCTACTGCACCGGGCGGACGACGCCGGCCCAGCTCACGGTCGCGACGCGGCGGCATCCGGAGGTGGTGGGGGCGTACACGGTGTCGGGCGAGGCGGACGCTCTCGTGCACCTGCGTGCGGCGGACATCGCCCACCTGGAGCAGGCCCTCGAGCGCCTGCGCGCGGAGCCGTTCGTCACCTCCACCCGGAGCATGATCGTGCTGAGCCGCCTGGTCGACGCCCCCAACGTGGTCCCGGCCCCGCACTGA
- a CDS encoding beta-propeller domain-containing protein, producing the protein MLLLSGCTGEPTAAPPPSPTALPAPAFRLVAFDSCADVLAGLKQAAKEVVTPWGFEGDWRAGRLPMAAAGGSVEDAANTRGDAGVAKAPSGAEQTGYSGTNNHEAGVEEPDLVKTDGRRIVTVSGGTLRVVDAATRRVTGSLDLSDGRGQLGEGTLLLSGDRAMVLMSAFGPISKDRGFAPYLDSAVRLVTVDLAGARPTVVGSYTIDGSLVDARQVGATARIVVRSRPRIEFPYRATTDAKRLRDNRGAIDRSTIDDWLPRWTASSAGEERGGRIDCGALRKPEVFSGTSLLTVLGFDIGAAAFGDGDPTTIVADGNFVYSNGASLYVANDQRWRVLRADVGRLRDDTIIYRFDVTGSGPPRYVAAGSVPGYLINQYAMSEFDGHLRVATTLAENTSSVHVLRAGDLVEVGVVEGLGKGERIYAVRFAGAVGYVVTFRQTDPLYTLDLREPARPTVRGELKINGYSAYLHPLDPGRLIGVGQDADSRGRVLGAQVSLFDVADLAEPRRVAQHRVKSGWSEAENDPHAFLYWAESGLLVIPMSWNSHFGVLALRVTESGLKEVGRLRHPQAQGYDVLIRRSLMVNGTLWTVSDAGMRATDATSLRDQAWLPFA; encoded by the coding sequence GTGTTGCTCTTGAGCGGGTGCACCGGTGAGCCCACCGCCGCACCACCGCCCTCCCCGACCGCGCTGCCCGCCCCGGCGTTCCGGCTGGTGGCGTTCGACTCGTGCGCCGATGTGCTGGCCGGGTTGAAGCAGGCCGCCAAGGAGGTGGTGACGCCGTGGGGCTTCGAGGGTGACTGGCGCGCGGGGCGGCTGCCGATGGCGGCCGCCGGGGGTTCTGTGGAGGACGCGGCGAACACGCGGGGCGACGCGGGTGTCGCCAAGGCGCCGTCCGGGGCCGAGCAGACCGGCTACTCGGGCACCAACAATCACGAGGCCGGTGTCGAGGAGCCGGACCTGGTCAAGACCGATGGCCGGCGGATCGTGACGGTGTCGGGCGGGACGCTGCGCGTGGTCGATGCGGCGACCCGACGGGTGACCGGCAGCCTCGACCTGTCCGACGGCCGAGGGCAGCTGGGCGAGGGGACGCTGCTGCTCTCCGGCGACCGGGCGATGGTGCTCATGTCGGCGTTCGGGCCGATCTCCAAGGATCGGGGCTTCGCTCCCTATCTCGACTCGGCTGTCCGGCTGGTCACTGTGGACCTGGCCGGGGCGCGGCCGACGGTGGTGGGCTCCTACACGATCGATGGTTCGCTGGTAGACGCACGGCAGGTGGGCGCGACGGCGCGGATCGTGGTCCGCAGCCGGCCGCGGATCGAGTTCCCCTACCGCGCCACCACCGACGCGAAGCGGTTGCGGGACAACCGGGGGGCCATTGACCGGTCCACAATCGACGATTGGCTGCCGCGGTGGACGGCGTCGAGCGCCGGCGAGGAACGCGGTGGCCGGATCGACTGCGGCGCGCTGCGCAAGCCCGAGGTGTTCTCCGGGACGTCGCTGCTGACCGTGCTCGGCTTCGACATCGGCGCCGCGGCGTTCGGAGACGGCGACCCCACCACCATCGTCGCCGACGGAAACTTCGTCTACAGCAACGGCGCCAGCCTCTACGTGGCCAACGACCAGCGCTGGCGGGTTCTTCGTGCCGACGTCGGCCGGCTGCGCGACGACACGATCATCTACCGGTTCGACGTTACCGGCAGCGGGCCGCCGCGCTACGTGGCCGCGGGTTCGGTGCCCGGCTATCTGATCAACCAGTACGCGATGTCGGAGTTCGACGGTCACCTCCGGGTCGCGACCACGCTGGCCGAGAACACGTCGTCGGTGCACGTCCTGCGCGCGGGCGACCTGGTCGAGGTCGGTGTGGTCGAGGGCCTGGGCAAGGGCGAGCGGATCTATGCCGTGCGGTTCGCCGGGGCGGTCGGCTATGTGGTGACGTTCCGGCAGACGGATCCGCTCTACACGCTGGATCTCCGTGAGCCGGCCCGACCGACGGTCCGCGGCGAGCTGAAGATCAACGGGTATTCGGCCTACCTGCATCCGCTGGATCCCGGCCGCTTGATCGGCGTCGGCCAGGACGCCGACTCACGGGGTCGGGTGTTGGGGGCGCAGGTGTCGCTGTTCGACGTGGCCGACCTGGCCGAGCCACGCCGGGTCGCCCAGCACCGCGTCAAGAGCGGCTGGTCGGAAGCGGAGAACGACCCGCACGCCTTCCTCTATTGGGCGGAGTCCGGGCTGCTGGTCATCCCGATGAGCTGGAACTCGCACTTCGGCGTGCTCGCGTTGCGGGTCACCGAATCGGGCCTGAAGGAGGTCGGCCGGCTACGCCATCCCCAGGCGCAGGGTTATGACGTCCTGATCCGGCGCTCGCTGATGGTCAACGGAACCCTGTGGACAGTGTCCGACGCCGGCATGCGCGCCACCGACGCGACCTCCCTGCGCGACCAGGCCTGGCTGCCGTTCGCGTAG
- a CDS encoding fructosamine kinase family protein — MDLAYLRSHPHHLPTFLKHQRIRETPVAGGSIAAASRLTLDDGASLFVKSWPESTPTPEGFFTTEAAGIEWLRIAGGPPLPEVLVALPELLALEWLEAGEPTSEGAERFGRQLAVLHRAGAPAFGAEWPGYIGALPQDNTLSGQPWPRWFAEHRLLPYLRLSVDGGALSAADVAATERLINQIEVYGGAEPPSRIHGDLWPGNLFWATDGRAWLIDPAAHGGHRETDLAQLALFGGVPELGRILAAYQEEWPLADGWRERVPLHQLHLLLVHTALFGTGYRSAVRAAVDTLLGG, encoded by the coding sequence ATGGACCTGGCCTACCTCCGGTCACATCCGCACCACCTGCCCACTTTCCTCAAGCATCAGCGGATCCGGGAGACACCGGTGGCGGGCGGCAGCATCGCCGCCGCCTCTCGGTTGACGCTCGACGACGGCGCCTCGCTGTTCGTCAAGAGCTGGCCCGAGTCGACGCCGACGCCCGAGGGCTTCTTCACGACCGAGGCGGCCGGCATCGAGTGGCTGCGGATCGCGGGTGGTCCGCCGCTGCCGGAGGTGTTGGTGGCGCTGCCCGAGTTGCTGGCGCTGGAGTGGCTCGAGGCGGGCGAGCCGACCAGCGAAGGCGCCGAGCGGTTCGGCCGCCAGCTCGCGGTGCTGCATCGGGCGGGCGCGCCGGCCTTCGGTGCGGAGTGGCCTGGCTACATCGGGGCATTGCCGCAGGACAACACGCTCTCGGGGCAGCCCTGGCCGCGGTGGTTCGCGGAGCATCGACTGCTGCCCTACCTGCGGCTGTCGGTGGATGGTGGGGCGCTCTCCGCGGCCGACGTCGCGGCGACCGAGCGGTTGATCAACCAGATCGAGGTGTACGGCGGAGCCGAGCCGCCGTCGCGCATCCACGGCGACCTGTGGCCGGGCAACCTGTTCTGGGCGACCGACGGCCGGGCCTGGTTGATCGACCCGGCGGCGCACGGCGGGCATCGCGAAACCGACCTTGCGCAGTTGGCGCTCTTCGGTGGGGTGCCGGAGCTGGGCCGGATCCTCGCCGCCTACCAGGAAGAATGGCCGCTCGCGGATGGCTGGCGCGAGCGGGTGCCGTTGCATCAGTTGCATCTGTTGCTGGTGCATACGGCGCTGTTCGGCACCGGCTACCGGTCGGCGGTGCGCGCCGCGGTCGACACCCTGCTGGGTGGCTAG
- a CDS encoding MoaD/ThiS family protein translates to MGDPVDGVASEVVTVRFFAGARAAAGVAETSVAAGLTQDGFVAVLADRHGERLASVLKAASFLVDGVAWRDGQRPLPAGAEVDVLPPFAGG, encoded by the coding sequence ATGGGTGATCCCGTTGACGGGGTGGCTTCGGAGGTCGTGACCGTCCGGTTTTTCGCCGGTGCGCGGGCGGCTGCCGGGGTCGCGGAGACCAGCGTGGCCGCGGGGCTGACGCAGGACGGCTTTGTGGCCGTGCTGGCTGACCGGCATGGTGAGCGGCTGGCCAGCGTTCTCAAGGCCGCCAGCTTTCTGGTCGACGGGGTTGCTTGGCGGGACGGTCAGCGGCCGTTGCCCGCCGGTGCCGAGGTTGACGTCCTGCCGCCGTTCGCGGGTGGGTAA
- a CDS encoding DUF6457 domain-containing protein — translation MTLDEWVKAACAELDIAPAEADVSLVLDLARDVAHNTVRPAAPVTAYLLGLAVGRGRDPREAAAALTALAADQGERGAG, via the coding sequence ATGACGCTCGACGAGTGGGTGAAGGCCGCCTGCGCGGAGTTGGACATAGCGCCGGCCGAGGCGGACGTTTCGCTCGTGCTCGACCTGGCCCGCGATGTCGCCCACAACACCGTGCGGCCGGCCGCGCCGGTGACGGCGTACCTGCTCGGGTTGGCCGTCGGTCGAGGGCGGGACCCGCGGGAGGCGGCGGCCGCCTTGACCGCGCTCGCGGCCGATCAAGGGGAGCGCGGCGCGGGATAA
- a CDS encoding GNAT family protein — MAHTYPPLNVEVRTPRLTLAGASDELLERLVPLVRAGIADSEPWPFDDPISFYADSPEREWRWLRGIWAGRGRVSPDSWRLYFAVLVDGEPVGMQDLIGKDFARFGTVSSFSWLTPGCRGQGLGKEMRSAVLHLAFAGLGAREAGSDAFVDNEASNRVSRGLGYEPNGTDWDTRRGEPAQIQRWRLTRDAWEQAHRDDIELTGVEECLPVLGIG, encoded by the coding sequence GTGGCCCACACCTATCCCCCGCTGAACGTCGAAGTGCGCACCCCACGCCTGACGCTGGCCGGCGCGTCCGACGAGCTGCTGGAACGCCTCGTGCCGCTCGTGCGGGCCGGGATCGCCGACTCGGAGCCGTGGCCATTCGACGACCCGATCTCGTTCTACGCCGACAGCCCAGAACGCGAATGGCGCTGGCTGCGCGGCATCTGGGCCGGCCGCGGCCGGGTGAGCCCGGACTCGTGGCGGCTCTACTTCGCCGTGCTCGTCGACGGCGAACCCGTCGGCATGCAGGACCTGATCGGCAAGGACTTCGCGCGGTTCGGCACGGTGTCGAGCTTCTCCTGGCTGACTCCCGGCTGTCGCGGGCAGGGTCTCGGCAAAGAGATGCGGTCGGCTGTTCTGCATCTGGCCTTCGCCGGCCTGGGCGCCCGCGAAGCCGGCAGCGACGCCTTCGTCGACAACGAAGCGTCGAACCGCGTCTCCCGTGGCCTCGGCTACGAACCGAACGGCACGGACTGGGACACCCGCCGCGGCGAGCCCGCGCAGATCCAGCGATGGCGTCTCACTCGGGACGCCTGGGAACAGGCCCACCGAGACGACATCGAGCTGACCGGGGTCGAGGAGTGCCTGCCCGTCCTGGGCATCGGCTAA